The stretch of DNA CGGCAGCGGCTTCGATGCTGCCGAACTTCGGGGTGTGGACACTGCCGAGCGTGATGTGCACGGCCTGCTGGTCGGTGTAGAAGTCGATGGAGCGGTACCCGCCCTCGTGGCCCAGGCCGGACGCCTTCACGCCGCCGAAAGGGGTGCGCAGGTCGCGGACGTTGTGGCTGTTGAGCCACACCATGCCGGCTTCGACGTTCTGTGAGAAGTTGTGCGCTCGGGTCAGGTTCTGCGTCCAGATGTAGGCCGCCAGGCCGTACTTGGTGTTGTTCGCCAGGGCGAGGGCCTCGTCGTCGTTCTCGAACGGGGTGATGGCCACGACGGGACCGAAGATCTCCTCCTGGAAGATCCGGGCGTCAGGAGCGACGTCGGCAAACACCGTGGGGGCGATGTAGTTGCCGTCCGGAAGGCCTTCCGGCCGGCCGCCGCCGGCCAGCAGCCGGCCTTCGGACTTGCCGATCTCCACGTAGGAGGCCACCTTTTCGTAGTGCTCCGGGTGGACGAGGGCGCCCACCTGGGTCTTGGGATCGTGGGGGTCGCCCACCACGATGTTCTTGGCGCGGGCGGCGTACTTCTCGCAGAACTCGTCGTAGATGGCGCGTTCCACCAGGATGCGGGAACCGGCCGTGCAGCGCTCGCCGTTGAGGGAGAAGACGCCGAACAGTGCGGAGTCGATGGCGGCGTCCAGGTCGGCGTCGGCAAAGACGACGCAGGGGGACTTGCCGCCGAGCTCCATGGAGAGGCCCTTGAGGTTGGCGGCCGCGTTGCGGAAGATGGTCTGGCCCGTGGTGGTCTCGCCGGTGAAGGAGATCAGCGGGACGTCGGGGTGCTTCACCAGTGCGTCGCCGGCTTCCTCGCCGAGGCCGTTGACCAGGTTGAACACGCCGTCGGGCAGGCCGGCTTCCTTGAAGATGGTGGCCCACAGCGAGGCGGACAGCGGGGTGAACTCGGCGGGCTTCAGGACCACGGTGTTGCCCGTAGCCAGTGCCGGTGCGAGCTTCCACGACTCCAGCATGAACGGGGTGTTCCACGGTGTGATCAGGCCCGCGACGCCGATCGGCTTGCGGTTCACGTAGTTGATTTGCGAGCCGGGGACCTTCATGGCGTCGTCGAACTGCGCCACGATCAGGTCCGCGAAGAAGCGGAAGTTCTCAGCCGCCCGGAGCGCCTGGCCCTTGGCCTGGGTGATGGGCAGCCCGGTGTCGAAGGTTTCCAGCTCGGCCAGCCGCGCCTCCTGGGCTTCGACGGCGTCAGCGATCCTGTTCAGGATGCGGGCGCGTTCGCGGGGCTTCATTTTCGGCCACGGGCCGTTGACGAACGCTTCGCGGGCGGCGGCGACAGCGAGGTCGACGTCTTCCTTCTGGCCCGCGGCGGCGGTGGCGTAGTTGGTGTTGGAGACCGGGTCCAGGACATCGAAGGTCTTGCCGCCCACGGAGTCAACGAATTCGCCGTTGATGTAGTGCTGGATGTGGGTGGGCAGGTTCTCCGGGACGTAATGCGTTGCTGCGGTTTCTACAGGGGTCGTCATCGTTGAGGTCCTAACTGTGGTCTCGGGCATTGGGGGTCTTAGGCGTTGGGGTCTTTGGAGGTGGCCTGGGCGAGGTAGGCGTCCAGGGTGGCGGAGCGGTGGAGCCGCGCCGCCTTTTCGATCGTGTCGGCGTCGGCGCCTGTTTCGATGAGCCTGAGCAGGTTCTCATGTTCATCAACGGACGAACGGGCCCGGCCGGGGACAAAGCGGAACGTGGAGGACCGCAGGGATGCCAGCCGGTTCCAGCCGCGGTGGACCAGGTCCAGGATGTGCGGGTTGGGGCAATGCTCGAACAGGACGCTGTGGAAGTCCTGGTTGAGCCGGGTGAACCGGACGGGGTCGAAGTGCTCGAGGCACTCACGCATCTCGGCGTTCACCGCGCGGGCCCGGGCGATGTCCGCCGGACCGACCAGGGGTGCGGACAACGCGGTGGCCGCTCCTTCCACAATGCTGAGCGTCTGCATGGTGTAGAGGTACTCCGTGGGATCGATGCCCGAGACGGTGGCCCCGACGTTGCGCTGGAACTTCACGAGGCCCTCGGCCTCAAGCCGGCGGATCGCTTCCCGTACAGGGACCACGCTGACCCCGAGGTCCTTGGCAATGGCGGCCAGGACCAGCCGGTAGCCGGGCGTGTAGGTGCCTTCCACAATCCGTGCCTTGACGGCCTGGTAGGCCTGTTCGGCCTTGCTGCCGGTGCTGCCGGCCGTGACGTCGGCGGTGCTGTCCGTGGTGCTGTCCGTGGTGTTGCCGGGCGCGGTGGCCGTTTCAGTCATCTTTGCCTGCTTCCCATTCCTCATACTTCGCGCGCCATTCAGCGTTGAGCGGGTAGAGCCCGTCGACGCTGTGGCCCTGCTCCACCATCTCGGCGATGAAGACCTCTTCGCGCTCCTGGATGATGGAGTCGTCCGCCACTTCCTCGGCCAGGGCCGGCGGGATCACGAGGATTCCGTCCGAGTCGGCCACGATGATGTCCCCGGGTTGCACCGTGGTGCCACCGCAGGCGATAGTGATGTCCGTGTCCCACGGGATGTGCCGGCGTCCGAGCACTGCCGGGTGCGGGTTGGAATAGTAGGTGGGCATGTCCATCGCTGCGACGGCGGAGAAGTCGCGGACGCCGCCGTCGGTGATGATGGCCGCGGCACCGCGCACCTGCGCCCGCAGGGCGAGGATGTCGCCGATGGTGCCGGTGCCTTTCTCCCCGCGGGCTTCCATGACCAGGATTTCGCCTTCATTGACCGAGTCGATGGCGCGCTTCTGGGCGTTGAAGCCACTGCCGTGGGTTTTGAAGAGGTCCTCCCGGTTGGGCACGTAGCGCAGGGTCCGGGCCAGGCCCACTACTTTCTTTTCCGGCCGGGTGGCGGCGAGGCCGTCGATGCTGACGTTGTTGAGGCCGCGCTTGCGCAGCTGGGAGGACAGGGTTGCCGTGCAGACGCTTTCGAGCTTCGCCTTCAGTTCCGGCGTCAGGACGGAAACCGGCGCTTCTGCTGCCTGGGCCGGAAGACCCGCCGCTTCCCGTGACCCGTACGCCTCTTCCCGCTGCAGGTCATCGACCTGGGGCAGTGCGCCGAAGCCGGCGAACGGCGTCGTACCTTCCTCCACCCGTGTCACCAGGCGGCCGGTGGTGAGTTCCGCGCCGGCAGCGCCCGCCGCCGTCGTGCTGACTTCCACCTCGAGGACGTCCCCCGGCACGGCGACGGGAAGCCCCGGCGGGGGTGCCCGTGAGGATGACGTCCCCTTCTTCGAGGGTGAGCAGCTGGGACAGATCCGCCACCAGCCGTGCGAAGGGAAAGAGGAGGTCCTCGGTGGTGTCGTCCTGCACCAGGTCGCCGTTGTGCCAGGTGCGGATGCGCAGCCCGGCCGGGTCGACGGCGTCTGCCGGGAGAAGTGCCGGGCCCAACGGCGTGAAGCCGTCGCCACCCTTGGACCGGAGGTTGGATCCCTTGTCCGCGGAGCGCAGGTCGTAGACGCCGAGGTCGTTGCTGGCGGTGACCGCGGCGACGTGGCTCCAGGCGTCGTCGATCGTGACGCGCCGTGCGCTCTTTCCGATGATCAGCGCGATCTCGCCTTCGTAACCGAGCAGTTCGCACCCCGCGGGGCGTTCCACCGGGTGGCCGCTCAGCGCCAGCGAGCTCGAGGGCTTGAGGAAGTAGGAGGGCTGTGCAGGGGTCCGGCCGCGCTGGGCCGCACGGCTGGGGTAATTGATATGGACAGCGATCACCTTTCGCGCTGCCGCCAGGGTGTCGTCGTTGACGTGCTCCAAAGCTGTCTCCTCATCAAGTACGAAATCGTATACGAAGACTATGGCGCATCCGTTGGGGTGGGTCAACCCCTCAAATGCGCGGAATTCCGCCGCTCGGAAAGTGCGGGTTGTCGGCCGCATCACATTTATCGTACAGTTGACGCAATCATTTTGATTCGATTATCGAATTTCCTGTTCAGGTATAGAACAACCTTTTAGCGACAGCCGCCCACAACGAAGTGAGGAAAGCCCGTGCAGTTCCACCACCACGGTTACGTATCCGGTGACCCGCGAATCCAACCACCGGCAGGCGTCGGCATCAACCGCCCCGCGGAACTTCCCGACGAAGTCGACGTGCTCATCGTGGGATCCGGACCTGCCGGCATGCTCGCGGCCGCCCAGCTGTCCCAGTTCCCGGGCGTCACCACACGCATGGTCGAGCGCCGTCCCGGAAGGCTTGCCATCGGGCAGGCCGACGGCATCCAGGCCCGGAGCGTGGAGACCTTCCAGGCCTTCGGCTTCGCCGAGCGGATCATCGCCGAGGCGTACCGCATCACCGAGATGGCGTTCTGGAAGCCGGACCCTGAGGACCACTCCCGCATCATCCGGACCGCCCGCGCCGTGGACGACGAAATGGGCATCAGCGAGTTCCCGCACCTGATCGTCAACCAGGCCCGGGTGCTGGACTACTTCGCCGAGGTCATGGCAAATTCACCCACCCGGATGGTTCCGGACTACGGCTTCGAGTTCCGCAGCCTCGAAGTCACGGACGAGGGGGAGTACCCCGTCACCGTGACGCTTCTGCACACCGCGGGCCCCAACCAAGGCCAGGAACGCATCGTCCGGGCCAAGTACGTCATCGGGGCGG from Arthrobacter sp. B3I9 encodes:
- a CDS encoding GntR family transcriptional regulator is translated as MTETATAPGNTTDSTTDSTADVTAGSTGSKAEQAYQAVKARIVEGTYTPGYRLVLAAIAKDLGVSVVPVREAIRRLEAEGLVKFQRNVGATVSGIDPTEYLYTMQTLSIVEGAATALSAPLVGPADIARARAVNAEMRECLEHFDPVRFTRLNQDFHSVLFEHCPNPHILDLVHRGWNRLASLRSSTFRFVPGRARSSVDEHENLLRLIETGADADTIEKAARLHRSATLDAYLAQATSKDPNA
- the hpaE gene encoding 5-carboxymethyl-2-hydroxymuconate semialdehyde dehydrogenase codes for the protein MTTPVETAATHYVPENLPTHIQHYINGEFVDSVGGKTFDVLDPVSNTNYATAAAGQKEDVDLAVAAAREAFVNGPWPKMKPRERARILNRIADAVEAQEARLAELETFDTGLPITQAKGQALRAAENFRFFADLIVAQFDDAMKVPGSQINYVNRKPIGVAGLITPWNTPFMLESWKLAPALATGNTVVLKPAEFTPLSASLWATIFKEAGLPDGVFNLVNGLGEEAGDALVKHPDVPLISFTGETTTGQTIFRNAAANLKGLSMELGGKSPCVVFADADLDAAIDSALFGVFSLNGERCTAGSRILVERAIYDEFCEKYAARAKNIVVGDPHDPKTQVGALVHPEHYEKVASYVEIGKSEGRLLAGGGRPEGLPDGNYIAPTVFADVAPDARIFQEEIFGPVVAITPFENDDEALALANNTKYGLAAYIWTQNLTRAHNFSQNVEAGMVWLNSHNVRDLRTPFGGVKASGLGHEGGYRSIDFYTDQQAVHITLGSVHTPKFGSIEAAAANEG